In Pseudovibrio brasiliensis, the following are encoded in one genomic region:
- a CDS encoding NADPH-dependent FMN reductase, which yields MNILLISGSTREGSLNKSLLDAAAEEAHNLSHKTEHLSHQLASFPLYHSDLEEDAAVQNQLSLLRQQIEAADVILISSPEYNGFHTPHLHNVFTWASRRAAGKSHSVLEGKVVGLLAAAPGPFGGVRMLPRLSSFAADHGCWVHPRYVAVGNMASKTDDNGQVTCAETRQKLRNLIDQICKMAAPSQVAEPA from the coding sequence ATGAACATCCTCCTCATCTCAGGAAGCACCAGAGAAGGCTCGTTGAATAAGAGCTTGCTGGATGCAGCAGCTGAAGAAGCGCATAACCTCAGCCACAAAACCGAACACCTCTCCCATCAGCTGGCATCGTTTCCCCTCTATCATTCCGATCTTGAAGAGGATGCCGCGGTTCAGAACCAGCTCTCGTTGCTTCGCCAACAGATTGAAGCTGCTGACGTAATCCTCATCTCTTCCCCTGAGTACAACGGCTTCCATACTCCACATCTGCACAACGTGTTCACCTGGGCCTCCAGACGAGCAGCTGGCAAATCCCATTCTGTGCTTGAGGGAAAAGTCGTTGGTTTGCTTGCCGCAGCTCCAGGCCCATTCGGGGGAGTAAGAATGCTGCCACGTCTGTCTTCATTTGCAGCTGATCACGGCTGCTGGGTGCATCCAAGATACGTTGCGGTCGGCAATATGGCGTCTAAGACGGACGACAACGGACAAGTCACCTGTGCTGAAACCCGCCAGAAACTGCGCAATCTGATTGATCAGATCTGCAAGATGGCAGCGCCGTCTCAGGTTGCTGAACCAGCATAA
- a CDS encoding sterol desaturase family protein → MAEYNITALAIPLFLFFMLIEYAYLRLSGRDLHRFSDNIASLSMGICLLVSDAMLKTFTFSVFIWAWSSYRLFDFGSASWVTWVVFFFGVDFCYYWFHRIAHTYNFLWGAHVGHHQSEEYNLTTALRQSAFQYAFSWVFYLPLAFLGCPPEVFLVQFMLLKAYQFWLHTQAIDRIPLMEGVFSTPSSHRVHHAKNPIYIDKNFGGTLVIWDRMFGSWQPEVSEHPCHYGTTTPLKTWNPVKANLQHWSMLFRDSLHTESWWDKVRLWFKPTGWRPEDRRRVSNKLQKTGVSNRPKFDPVVSSTTKIYCGVSFALLVLLVTMFIFLSPQLSARALAFGVLLILAGLVMISQFLEGKFELRYVEVVRVPALLWFLAVLWTLPISTQVSQRLDVTQDASPTIELSEETTLSALPWLEKPAVLDGSTPAVQQVTWHPDREQGQLEYTLRYELSSFPEHVANILSARSALEENSRLWLQEQL, encoded by the coding sequence ATGGCAGAGTACAACATAACAGCGCTGGCTATTCCGCTGTTTCTGTTTTTTATGCTGATTGAGTATGCCTATCTGCGCCTGAGCGGACGGGACCTGCACCGGTTTAGCGACAACATCGCGAGCCTCTCCATGGGCATCTGCCTGCTGGTTTCAGATGCAATGCTGAAAACCTTTACATTCTCGGTATTTATATGGGCCTGGTCCTCATACCGGCTGTTTGATTTTGGATCTGCCAGCTGGGTCACATGGGTGGTCTTCTTCTTTGGCGTGGACTTTTGTTACTACTGGTTCCACCGCATTGCCCACACCTACAACTTCCTTTGGGGCGCTCATGTGGGGCACCACCAGAGTGAGGAGTATAACCTGACAACTGCCCTGCGGCAGAGCGCGTTTCAATATGCGTTTTCCTGGGTCTTCTATCTGCCTCTGGCCTTCCTTGGTTGCCCACCGGAAGTGTTCCTTGTTCAGTTCATGCTGCTCAAAGCCTATCAGTTCTGGCTGCACACGCAGGCGATTGATCGTATCCCCCTGATGGAAGGGGTATTTTCCACGCCCTCCAGCCATCGTGTCCACCACGCCAAGAATCCGATTTACATCGACAAAAACTTCGGTGGCACACTGGTGATCTGGGATCGGATGTTCGGCAGTTGGCAACCGGAAGTCTCTGAACATCCTTGCCATTATGGCACCACGACACCTCTGAAAACATGGAACCCAGTGAAAGCCAACCTGCAGCACTGGTCGATGTTGTTTCGCGACAGCCTGCATACTGAAAGCTGGTGGGACAAGGTTCGTTTGTGGTTCAAACCAACTGGCTGGCGACCAGAAGATCGGCGGCGCGTCTCCAACAAACTGCAGAAAACCGGTGTTTCCAATCGTCCGAAGTTCGATCCAGTCGTCTCTTCAACCACGAAGATTTACTGCGGCGTGTCATTTGCGCTGCTGGTGTTGCTGGTGACCATGTTCATCTTCCTTTCGCCGCAACTGAGTGCCCGCGCACTGGCGTTTGGGGTTCTGCTCATTCTTGCAGGATTGGTGATGATCTCGCAGTTTCTGGAAGGGAAGTTTGAGCTGCGATATGTCGAGGTGGTGCGTGTCCCAGCTCTACTGTGGTTTCTTGCGGTGCTTTGGACCCTGCCGATTTCAACGCAGGTCTCACAGCGGCTGGATGTGACGCAGGATGCTTCACCCACGATCGAACTCTCTGAAGAAACAACGCTTTCTGCGCTGCCTTGGTTGGAAAAGCCAGCAGTTCTGGATGGCAGCACGCCAGCTGTGCAGCAGGTGACGTGGCATCCTGACAGGGAGCAAGGGCAGCTGGAATACACGCTGCGCTATGAGCTTTCTTCCTTTCCAGAGCACGTGGCAAACATATTGTCTGCCCGTAGTGCACTGGAAGAAAACAGCCGGCTCTGGCTACAGGAGCAGCTTTAG
- a CDS encoding malonyl-CoA decarboxylase, whose translation MSLLADLLSTLFDRRYVFMGKRDERPLTELCNALMSSQGDVSGAAIAHEILDGYATTDTEGKRAFFEFLNSEMDIDPDKLESVVSSYKTERTEANYRKLVEAAEPKRQELARRLNQVPGATHQLVHMRKDLLGFMKDNPNLARTDVDFRHLFNSWFNRGFLVLRPISWDSPAQILEKIIAYEAVHAIDSWDDLRRRLQPEDRRCFAFFHPSLPDEPLIFVEVALTKGVPSSIQSVLAEERDIVPVDEVDTAVFYSISNCQSGLAGVSFGNSLIKQVVQDLSRELSQLKTFVTLSPLPTFCKWAKEQEIDIPQDDAALKELAAYYLLEGKRRGDMPYDPVARFHLYNGALVHDVHVGADTSENGKKQSAGVMVNYLYDLQKISQNHEVFANKKEIVASKRVQALAKAGVVPASSQPKSDVA comes from the coding sequence ATGAGCCTGCTGGCAGATTTGCTTTCTACCCTTTTTGATCGTCGTTATGTTTTTATGGGTAAGCGGGATGAACGTCCCCTTACGGAGCTTTGCAATGCCTTGATGAGCAGTCAGGGAGATGTTTCCGGCGCGGCCATCGCCCACGAGATTCTGGATGGCTATGCCACGACAGATACTGAGGGGAAACGGGCGTTTTTTGAGTTTCTGAACAGTGAGATGGATATAGATCCAGACAAGTTAGAAAGTGTGGTTTCCTCCTATAAAACGGAACGAACAGAAGCGAATTATCGCAAGCTGGTGGAAGCTGCGGAGCCGAAGCGGCAGGAGCTGGCACGGCGGCTTAATCAGGTGCCCGGAGCAACTCATCAGCTGGTGCATATGCGCAAGGATCTGCTCGGCTTCATGAAAGACAATCCGAATCTTGCCCGTACGGATGTAGATTTCCGGCATCTGTTTAACTCGTGGTTCAACCGGGGTTTTCTGGTACTTCGGCCCATCAGCTGGGATAGCCCAGCGCAGATTTTAGAGAAGATCATCGCCTATGAGGCCGTGCATGCCATTGATAGTTGGGATGATTTACGCCGCCGCCTGCAGCCGGAAGATCGGCGCTGCTTTGCGTTCTTCCATCCTTCCCTCCCAGATGAACCGCTGATCTTTGTGGAAGTGGCGCTGACCAAGGGCGTCCCTTCCTCCATTCAGAGTGTACTTGCTGAGGAGCGGGATATTGTGCCGGTTGATGAAGTGGATACGGCGGTCTTCTACTCGATCTCCAACTGTCAGAGCGGACTGGCAGGCGTTTCCTTTGGTAACTCCTTGATCAAACAAGTGGTTCAGGACCTTTCGCGGGAGCTGAGCCAGTTGAAGACGTTTGTCACGCTGTCGCCTCTGCCGACCTTCTGCAAGTGGGCCAAAGAGCAGGAGATCGACATTCCGCAGGACGATGCAGCCCTGAAGGAGCTGGCGGCCTACTACCTTCTTGAAGGCAAACGCAGAGGGGATATGCCTTATGACCCAGTGGCACGGTTCCATCTTTACAACGGTGCGCTGGTGCATGATGTGCATGTGGGTGCGGACACCTCTGAGAATGGCAAGAAACAATCGGCGGGGGTGATGGTCAACTACCTGTATGATCTGCAGAAGATCTCGCAGAACCACGAAGTCTTTGCGAACAAGAAGGAAATTGTAGCGTCCAAGCGCGTTCAGGCACTGGCAAAGGCAGGTGTAGTGCCAGCATCTTCACAGCCGAAGAGCGACGTTGCCTAG
- a CDS encoding XapX domain-containing protein, producing the protein MTELLMSTLAGFIIGAIFTAIKLPIPAPPVLSGCVAILGVWGGHQIMLQITERFFS; encoded by the coding sequence ATGACTGAACTGCTAATGTCTACACTTGCAGGCTTCATCATCGGAGCAATCTTCACTGCGATCAAACTGCCTATTCCAGCTCCACCAGTTCTGTCTGGTTGTGTAGCGATCCTTGGTGTTTGGGGTGGTCATCAGATCATGCTGCAGATCACTGAGCGCTTCTTCTCCTAA
- a CDS encoding FGGY-family carbohydrate kinase: MTETLLAIDCGSQSIRALLFAPDGTLISKVQKPITDYRSDNPGWSEIDPLILWELLGRCCRELWDRGADPAAVKAMSVTTQRGTQIAVDERGIPLRPAITWMDERIEDQQKPLPWLWKTIFGVAGLSRSIKSVRSECEVNWIAVNQPGIWKKTYKFLQVSGYLNYKLTDLFRDSTGAQVGYVPFDYKKQQWANANHFLWKLFAFKCSQLPELIEPGKPIGYVSEEAAQHTGLPEGLPVISAAADKACEVVGCGAVDASVGCLSYGTRATATIHSRKYFEVERPLPAYAGGIPRMFTPEASVILGYWMVNWFKEEFGHPEQEKAREIGSPVEVFFDDLLNSTPPGSHGLTLLPKWGRDNGRSTPVKGAIIGFGDVHTRGHIYRAIIEGITLELRRGLKRIERKSGEKIKVLRVSGGGSQSDAIMQITADIFGLPTERPHTFETAGLGAAIAASVGAGTHPDFTQAMQAMTRQNEVFKPDPKTVELYKQLFEEVYLPMPRRLAPLNKALRRISG; this comes from the coding sequence ATGACGGAAACACTCCTCGCCATCGATTGCGGCAGCCAAAGCATCCGCGCCTTGCTCTTTGCACCGGATGGCACGCTGATCTCCAAAGTACAAAAGCCCATCACAGATTACCGAAGCGATAATCCTGGGTGGTCGGAGATTGATCCGCTTATCCTGTGGGAGTTGCTGGGCCGCTGCTGCCGTGAGCTGTGGGACAGAGGAGCAGACCCCGCCGCCGTCAAAGCCATGAGTGTCACCACTCAGCGCGGCACGCAGATTGCTGTCGATGAACGTGGCATCCCTCTGCGCCCAGCCATCACGTGGATGGACGAACGCATCGAAGACCAGCAAAAGCCGCTCCCATGGCTCTGGAAGACCATCTTCGGCGTCGCTGGCCTGTCCCGCTCCATCAAGAGCGTACGCAGCGAATGTGAGGTCAACTGGATTGCGGTGAACCAGCCCGGAATATGGAAGAAAACCTACAAGTTCCTGCAGGTTTCCGGCTATCTCAATTACAAGCTGACAGACTTGTTTCGCGACTCCACCGGCGCGCAGGTTGGCTATGTCCCATTCGACTACAAAAAGCAGCAATGGGCCAATGCCAACCATTTCCTATGGAAGCTTTTTGCTTTCAAATGCAGTCAGTTACCAGAGCTGATTGAGCCCGGAAAACCAATCGGTTACGTCAGCGAAGAAGCTGCCCAGCACACCGGTCTGCCAGAAGGATTACCCGTCATCTCAGCCGCCGCAGATAAGGCCTGCGAAGTCGTCGGCTGTGGTGCGGTAGATGCCTCCGTTGGGTGCCTCAGCTACGGCACCCGCGCAACAGCAACCATTCATTCCAGAAAATACTTCGAGGTCGAGCGCCCCTTGCCAGCCTATGCGGGTGGTATCCCTCGCATGTTCACGCCAGAGGCTTCGGTCATTCTCGGCTACTGGATGGTCAATTGGTTCAAGGAAGAGTTCGGTCACCCAGAACAGGAAAAAGCCCGTGAGATCGGCAGTCCGGTGGAAGTCTTCTTCGATGACTTGCTCAACAGCACACCTCCCGGTTCGCACGGTCTGACACTGCTGCCCAAATGGGGCCGCGACAATGGCCGTTCCACACCCGTGAAAGGCGCCATCATCGGCTTTGGAGACGTGCACACCAGAGGCCACATCTACCGTGCTATCATCGAGGGTATTACGCTGGAACTGCGCCGTGGCCTGAAACGGATTGAGCGCAAAAGTGGCGAGAAGATCAAGGTCTTACGCGTCTCCGGCGGAGGCTCCCAGTCCGACGCCATCATGCAGATCACCGCAGACATCTTCGGCCTGCCAACAGAGCGCCCACACACTTTTGAGACCGCAGGATTAGGGGCTGCCATCGCAGCCAGTGTCGGTGCAGGAACCCACCCGGATTTCACGCAGGCCATGCAAGCCATGACGCGCCAGAACGAGGTGTTCAAACCAGACCCGAAAACAGTAGAGCTCTACAAACAACTGTTCGAGGAAGTCTACCTGCCCATGCCGCGCAGATTGGCTCCTCTCAACAAAGCGCTTCGAAGGATCTCAGGCTAG
- a CDS encoding LysE family translocator: MELLKSFDATLVFGFIVTFMALNFTPGPAVLKVVGDSISNGIGRTHASMAGVFGANLMYALLAAGGMSALLLSFPVLFETVKWIGVAYLLYLAYGSFKAAFTASLGEAKEQKPASALKLLLTSFAMQGANPKSVLSFGAMLPVFAGEGDGMALRMMALALLNIALEYPALLFYAYLGTRASKFAVSARSRAAMDAFAGTALAGAAYMISKSTLKTQ, translated from the coding sequence ATGGAACTTCTCAAATCGTTTGATGCCACTCTGGTGTTTGGTTTTATCGTCACCTTCATGGCGCTCAATTTCACCCCCGGTCCCGCGGTACTAAAAGTGGTTGGTGACAGCATCTCAAATGGGATTGGTAGAACCCATGCCAGCATGGCGGGTGTGTTCGGTGCCAACCTCATGTACGCCCTGCTTGCAGCCGGAGGCATGAGTGCACTGCTACTGTCTTTCCCGGTTCTGTTCGAAACGGTGAAATGGATTGGCGTAGCTTATCTATTGTATCTTGCATATGGCTCCTTTAAAGCCGCTTTCACCGCCTCACTGGGGGAGGCGAAAGAGCAAAAGCCAGCTTCCGCTCTGAAGCTGCTCCTCACCTCATTTGCAATGCAGGGGGCCAACCCGAAATCCGTCTTGTCCTTTGGAGCGATGCTGCCTGTGTTTGCGGGGGAAGGAGATGGCATGGCGCTGCGCATGATGGCGCTGGCACTCTTGAATATCGCCCTCGAATATCCAGCCCTGCTGTTCTACGCTTACTTGGGAACCCGAGCATCAAAGTTCGCCGTCTCAGCGCGCTCCCGTGCCGCCATGGACGCTTTCGCCGGAACAGCTCTGGCAGGCGCTGCCTACATGATCTCCAAAAGCACGCTGAAAACGCAGTAG
- a CDS encoding GntR family transcriptional regulator gives MSAQEDTHTDLFSTTSWQQRSGGPRYLQLYRHLESAIKDGRLAAATTLPAERELATLTGLSRVTIRKAISQLVVDGLVIQRRGSGSYVAPQMKRMEQSLSALTSFTEDMQRRGKTSSSETLSCGIYLPSPEEIVALGLPSDGQVSRITRLRRADGIPLAIETSSLSTEFVPDPSRIETSLYEKLSLEGMRPSRAIQRISACKLTEEQAALLEVSEGDAALYIDRTAYLPSGRVIELTTGVYRGDIYDFVAELRNA, from the coding sequence ATGAGCGCACAAGAAGACACCCATACCGATCTGTTCTCAACGACATCCTGGCAGCAAAGGAGTGGCGGTCCACGCTACCTGCAGCTGTACCGGCACCTTGAATCCGCCATTAAAGATGGACGGTTAGCAGCAGCGACTACACTGCCAGCCGAGCGGGAGTTGGCGACACTGACCGGGCTGTCCCGCGTGACGATTCGCAAAGCGATTTCGCAGCTGGTGGTAGATGGTTTGGTGATTCAACGCCGGGGCTCCGGTTCCTATGTGGCGCCTCAGATGAAGCGTATGGAGCAGTCTCTTTCTGCACTGACCAGCTTTACCGAGGACATGCAGCGGCGCGGGAAGACATCTTCCTCCGAGACATTGTCCTGCGGTATCTACCTGCCTTCGCCAGAAGAGATTGTTGCGCTTGGCCTGCCATCCGATGGGCAGGTTTCGCGGATTACCCGTTTGCGCCGTGCTGATGGTATCCCTCTGGCGATCGAGACCAGTTCACTCTCAACAGAGTTTGTTCCTGATCCGTCACGGATTGAGACCTCGCTTTATGAGAAGCTGTCTTTGGAAGGTATGCGCCCGTCCCGCGCGATCCAGCGCATTTCGGCCTGCAAGCTCACCGAGGAACAGGCAGCTCTGCTTGAGGTTTCTGAGGGCGATGCTGCGCTTTACATCGACCGCACAGCGTACCTGCCCAGCGGGCGAGTGATTGAACTGACCACGGGCGTTTATCGCGGCGATATCTATGATTTTGTTGCAGAATTGCGCAACGCCTAA
- a CDS encoding alpha/beta fold hydrolase — protein sequence MMERKTVMTRDGVELSYLTGGQGRPVLLLGGWSQTATVWAGQFADFCQSHTVYALDNRGHGESQKPSDGYRIQRFAKDLFDVAEALDLRDFDAVGHSLSVAMLWAYQDMFGTDRPARRMVFIDEPAALMARPSWTEQEIEEAGSIHPTLEALDEMVRSIRQTRSIEDHLAIIGGMFSSRVSDATLRELAAENLKLPRNHAADLIENLMVQDWRALLPYIPQPTLVFTGELSWHPLASQQFIAETMPNASLEVFSEAEGGSHFLMFENPALFNKKALSFLNG from the coding sequence ATGATGGAACGCAAGACCGTAATGACCCGCGATGGCGTGGAGCTCTCTTACCTCACTGGCGGGCAAGGACGGCCTGTTCTGTTGCTGGGGGGCTGGAGCCAGACCGCAACTGTGTGGGCGGGCCAGTTCGCAGACTTCTGCCAGAGCCATACGGTCTATGCCCTCGACAACCGGGGCCATGGCGAGTCACAAAAACCGTCTGACGGCTACCGGATCCAGCGGTTTGCCAAGGATCTGTTTGATGTGGCCGAGGCTCTGGATCTTCGCGATTTCGATGCGGTTGGGCATTCGCTATCCGTCGCAATGCTCTGGGCTTATCAGGATATGTTCGGCACTGATCGCCCAGCACGCCGAATGGTGTTTATCGACGAACCCGCTGCCCTTATGGCAAGGCCTTCCTGGACGGAGCAGGAAATCGAAGAGGCGGGTTCTATCCACCCGACCTTAGAAGCGCTTGATGAGATGGTGCGGTCTATTCGCCAGACACGCAGCATTGAGGATCACCTTGCGATTATTGGCGGGATGTTCTCAAGCAGGGTCAGTGATGCAACTTTGCGAGAGTTGGCTGCGGAGAACCTGAAACTGCCCCGGAATCACGCAGCAGACCTTATTGAAAACCTGATGGTGCAGGACTGGCGCGCTCTTCTGCCCTACATTCCCCAGCCTACTCTGGTGTTCACAGGGGAACTCAGTTGGCATCCGCTGGCTTCGCAACAGTTTATCGCGGAGACCATGCCTAATGCCTCTCTTGAGGTCTTCAGCGAGGCCGAAGGTGGATCTCATTTCCTGATGTTCGAAAACCCAGCGCTCTTCAACAAGAAGGCTCTGAGTTTTCTAAATGGGTAA
- a CDS encoding beta-N-acetylhexosaminidase — MEAAACADTAIRMETWRTEDRQVSCILSAKCDAPISNYTLCFSMLAPCEVAEGASIHRMTAGYVELQFDNDKLGTGQALAFTLKYKSNMNPSNRSWLPKGAYLRMEDGSILPVQTTPRGIDQTYSTKLPEQHADPASGELMLVPAPQSWQPTGATLDVSAGYRLDRSWETEGEADSTEAVEALADRNNIGPFLAEEGTPLHFTRNAGLAEDAYELTIAPDGITLTASAAAGVFYGAITLLNLKLIYGGTILCGQITDAPRFEWRGQHLDCARHYYEPETLLRLVDMMALFKLNRFHWHFCDDEAFRLEVESYPELWKKSGMRGEGRVVPGIYGAADGPQGGTYSKAFAKRLVERAKALHIEVLPEIEIPAHSWAVLQIHPELRDAADESNEVSVHGYLNNTINPALPEAWTYMEALAKEVSGIFPFAHLHLGCDERPPAAWTQSPAIEKLKAEQGLETADDVQGWMMDKLAAYVSSLGVRPAAWEEAAKGANGGINNDAILFSWTQQGPGLQAARKGYSVVMTPAAHAYWDIAPSGEFNEIGLNWAGITSLADSVNWDPVPENEPELEGKIIGAQGCLWSEVVLRDANMESMMAPRILGISEIGWATRANKPDAEQITQKAACYGKLFAAIGWRQDVRD, encoded by the coding sequence ATGGAAGCTGCTGCCTGTGCTGATACTGCAATCAGAATGGAAACATGGAGAACGGAGGACCGGCAGGTCAGCTGCATCCTCTCGGCCAAATGCGATGCACCAATCTCCAACTACACACTCTGCTTCAGCATGCTCGCCCCGTGCGAGGTGGCCGAAGGTGCCAGCATCCACCGCATGACAGCGGGGTATGTGGAGCTGCAGTTCGATAATGACAAGCTGGGAACAGGGCAAGCGCTGGCGTTCACGCTCAAGTACAAAAGCAACATGAACCCCTCCAACCGCAGTTGGCTGCCCAAAGGCGCTTACTTGCGGATGGAAGATGGCAGCATCCTGCCGGTTCAGACCACCCCGCGTGGGATAGACCAAACCTACTCCACCAAACTGCCAGAGCAACACGCCGATCCTGCCTCTGGTGAGCTGATGCTCGTGCCAGCCCCGCAAAGCTGGCAGCCCACTGGCGCAACGCTGGATGTCAGCGCAGGCTACAGGCTTGACCGCTCATGGGAAACGGAAGGTGAGGCAGATAGCACTGAGGCCGTGGAGGCGCTGGCAGATCGCAACAACATCGGTCCGTTCCTTGCAGAAGAGGGGACGCCACTCCACTTCACCAGAAACGCTGGGCTGGCAGAAGATGCCTATGAGCTGACGATTGCACCGGATGGCATCACGCTCACCGCATCCGCAGCAGCCGGCGTTTTTTATGGTGCGATCACGCTTCTCAATCTCAAGCTGATCTACGGCGGCACCATTCTATGCGGCCAGATAACGGATGCGCCTCGCTTTGAATGGCGCGGTCAGCATCTAGATTGTGCCCGCCATTACTATGAGCCGGAAACACTGCTGCGGCTCGTGGATATGATGGCCCTGTTCAAGCTCAACCGCTTCCACTGGCACTTCTGCGATGATGAGGCCTTCCGTCTGGAGGTGGAAAGCTATCCGGAACTCTGGAAGAAATCTGGCATGCGCGGGGAAGGCCGTGTTGTGCCCGGCATCTATGGCGCTGCAGATGGCCCACAAGGCGGCACCTATTCCAAGGCCTTTGCTAAACGTCTGGTGGAACGCGCCAAAGCGCTCCATATCGAAGTTCTGCCGGAGATTGAGATTCCCGCGCACTCCTGGGCTGTGCTCCAGATCCATCCGGAACTGCGCGACGCTGCCGATGAAAGCAACGAGGTCTCAGTTCACGGCTACCTGAACAACACCATCAACCCGGCATTGCCGGAAGCATGGACCTATATGGAAGCGCTGGCCAAGGAAGTCTCCGGCATCTTCCCGTTCGCGCATCTCCATCTGGGCTGTGACGAACGTCCGCCAGCAGCATGGACCCAATCTCCTGCCATCGAAAAGCTGAAGGCAGAGCAGGGGCTAGAGACCGCTGATGATGTGCAGGGCTGGATGATGGACAAACTGGCGGCTTACGTCAGCTCGCTGGGCGTACGTCCCGCTGCTTGGGAAGAAGCTGCCAAAGGTGCGAATGGCGGCATCAACAACGATGCCATCTTGTTCTCGTGGACCCAGCAGGGACCGGGGCTTCAAGCTGCCCGCAAAGGCTACTCCGTTGTCATGACGCCAGCAGCGCATGCCTACTGGGATATTGCTCCGTCAGGCGAGTTCAACGAGATCGGCCTCAACTGGGCAGGCATCACAAGCCTTGCTGACAGTGTGAACTGGGATCCGGTACCGGAGAATGAGCCAGAGCTGGAAGGCAAGATCATCGGCGCACAGGGCTGCTTGTGGTCAGAGGTTGTTCTGCGCGATGCTAACATGGAAAGCATGATGGCGCCGCGCATTCTGGGCATCTCGGAAATCGGCTGGGCCACTCGCGCCAACAAGCCGGATGCAGAGCAAATCACGCAAAAAGCCGCCTGCTATGGCAAGCTGTTCGCTGCTATTGGTTGGCGTCAGGATGTGAGAGATTAA
- a CDS encoding cupin domain-containing protein, whose protein sequence is MMEGTVKINGDFSKRVVEFSDNFPWVASPMKGVERRPLDRLGEEVARATTVVRFAPGSHFSEHVHTGGEEFFVLAGVFQDEHGDFPAGSYIRNPPESKHTPASEPGCTILVKLWQFDLADRTHVRVDTNKLGRVDDATREGVAVSPLFQDERENVRMEHWQAGASHPVEAEGGAEIFVLEGAITEAEELLPKHAWLRVPIGYDLNITAGENGAKLWIKSGHLPFVTAPHVG, encoded by the coding sequence ATGATGGAGGGAACAGTGAAGATCAACGGTGACTTTTCAAAGCGAGTGGTGGAGTTCAGCGACAATTTTCCCTGGGTCGCGTCCCCGATGAAAGGCGTTGAGCGCCGACCACTTGATCGCCTGGGCGAAGAAGTTGCTCGTGCGACCACCGTTGTTCGCTTTGCTCCCGGCAGCCATTTCTCTGAGCACGTCCACACTGGCGGGGAAGAGTTCTTTGTTCTAGCGGGAGTATTTCAGGATGAGCACGGGGATTTCCCGGCTGGCTCCTACATCCGTAACCCGCCAGAATCCAAGCACACGCCAGCCTCCGAACCCGGCTGTACCATCCTCGTCAAGCTCTGGCAGTTTGACCTTGCCGACCGGACCCACGTGCGCGTGGATACCAACAAGCTTGGCCGCGTTGACGATGCTACTCGCGAAGGCGTTGCGGTCTCCCCGCTGTTTCAGGACGAGCGCGAGAACGTGCGTATGGAGCACTGGCAAGCAGGGGCAAGCCACCCTGTGGAAGCGGAAGGCGGTGCGGAAATCTTCGTGCTGGAAGGGGCAATCACAGAAGCCGAAGAGCTGCTGCCCAAGCATGCCTGGCTTCGCGTTCCCATCGGTTATGACCTCAATATCACAGCAGGAGAGAACGGCGCCAAACTCTGGATTAAGTCTGGACACCTCCCCTTTGTCACCGCCCCTCATGTTGGATAA